In one window of Helianthus annuus cultivar XRQ/B chromosome 17, HanXRQr2.0-SUNRISE, whole genome shotgun sequence DNA:
- the LOC110925284 gene encoding cytochrome P450 89A2: MDTWFLILASLCLAIIITSLMFYNGDSKKLPPGHHLKKIPYLKAVVLEELRRHPPAHLVLPHRVTEQVELQGYMIPKGATINFMVAEMGWDPEVWEEPMEFKPERFLVNDGVVFDIGGSKGIKMMHFGAGRRICPGADLALLHLEYFVANLIWYFHWSVADGYHVDLTEKVKFTVVMKNPLQAKISSRAKMITT; the protein is encoded by the coding sequence ATGGATACATGGTTCCTTATTCTCGCTTCCTTATGCttagcaatcatcatcacatcTCTCATGTTCTACAATGGAGATAGCAAGAAGCTGCCCCCGGGCCATCACCTAAAGAAAATCCCATACTTGAAAGCTGTGGTGTTAGAAGAACTTAGGAGACATCCACCTGCCCACCTTGTGCTGCCCCATAGGGTCACTGAGCAGGTAGAACTGCAAGGTTACATGATTCCAAAGGGTGCAACTATCAACTTCATGGTGGCTGAGATGGGTTGGGACCCAGAGGTGTGGGAAGAGCCCATGGAGTTCAAGCCTGAGAGGTTCTTGGTGAATGATGGTGTTGTGTTTGATATAGGTGGAAGCAAAGGGATCAAGATGATGCATTTTGGTGCTGGAAGAAGGATATGTCCGGGTGCTGATTTGGCTTTGCTTCATTTGGAATATTTTGTTGCTAATTTGATTTGGTATTTTCATTGGAGTGTTGCTGATGGTTATCATGTTGATCTTACTGAGAAGGTTAAGTTCACTGTGGTAATGAAGAATCCTCTACAAGCTAAAATTTCTTCAAGGGCCAAAATGATAACCACTTAA